A DNA window from Euleptes europaea isolate rEulEur1 chromosome 20, rEulEur1.hap1, whole genome shotgun sequence contains the following coding sequences:
- the HDDC3 gene encoding guanosine-3',5'-bis(diphosphate) 3'-pyrophosphohydrolase MESH1 yields the protein MSASDAARLLDAADFAAHKHQAQRRKDPEGTPYINHPIGVARILAQEAGVTDITVLQAALLHDTVEDTDTSPAELEERFGAEVRRVVEEVSDDKALPRAQRQRLRLERAARCSPAARLVTLADKLHNLRDLHRCTPPGWSEERVRDYFRWASEVAAALRGTHAALEEELRRLIEARGL from the exons ATGAGCGCCTCGGACGCCGCCCGCCTGCTGGACGCCGCCGACTTCGCGGCCCACAAGCACCAGGCCCAGCGGCGCAAGGACCCGGAGGGCACGCCCTACATCAACCACCCCATCG gGGTGGCCCGGATCTTGGCGCAGGAAGCGGGAGTCACCGACATCACTGTGCTGCAG GCTGCGCTGCTGCACGACACGGTGGAAGACACCGACACGTCCCCGGCGGAGCTGGAGGAGCGCTTCGGCGCGGAGGTGAGGCGCGTGGTGGAGGAGGTGAGCGACGACAAGGCCCTGCCCCGCGCCCAGCGCCAGCGCCTGCGCCTCGAGCGCGCCGCCCGCTGCAGCCCCGCCGCCCGCCTCGTCACGCTGGCAGACAAGCTGCACAACCTGCGCGACCTGCACCGCTGCACGCCGCCAG GCTGGTCGGAGGAGCGGGTGCGGGACTACTTCCGGTGGGCCTCGGAGGTGGCGGCGGCCCTGCGCGGGACCCACGCGGCGCTGGAGGAGGAGCTGCGGCGCCTGATCGAAGCCAGGGGGCTCTAG